From the genome of Streptomyces sp. JH34:
CGACCAGCCGGGCCCGCTCCGCCTCGTCCGCCCCGAACGGGATCAGGTCGTCGTCATGGAACGTCACACCGTGCGCACCCAGCTCCGCGAGCCGCTCCACCGACTCCACCGGATCCAGCACCGGACGCGTCGCGTCACCGAACGGGTCATTGCCACGCCAGCCCACCGTCCACAGACCGAAGGTGAACCTGTCCGCGGGAGTGGGAGTGAAGCGTTCGGTCATGGGGTCCGCCTTCGCCTGCCTGGGCCCCGGGGTCGTCGCCAGTCGCCCGGGCCTATTTGTTCACTGACATGATTAATTATGCACGGGGGACCGTGCCGACGTAACCCCCCGGACGGCGAAATGGGGTCGCCCCTGTTCCGGGCGCCTTCGATCACGTAATTTGTTTGTCGCACTCCCAAAACCGGCACCACCGGAATCCGCACGAGAAGAGGTAGCCCATGCCGCCGCGTACCGTCGTCATCGGCGTGGACAGTTCCACCCAGTCCACCAAGGCTGCAGTCACCGACACCGAGACCGGTGAGCTGCTCGCCGTCGGCCGCGCCCCGCATGTCGTCACCGGCGAGGGCGGGGCACGCGAGACCGATCCCGAGGTCTGGTGGCTGGCACTGTGCGACGCCGTCGCGGCCGGGCTCAAGGAGGCCGGGCTCTCCCCGAGCGCCGTCGTCGGCATCGCGGTCGCGGGCCAGCAGCACGGACTGGTGACCCTCGACCGGTCCGGGCGCCCGCTGCGCCCCGCGCTCCTCTGGAACGACACGCGCTCCGCGCCGCAGGCCGCGGCACTCGTCGCCGAGCTGGGCGGCCCCGAGGCGTGGACCGCGCGCACCGGCACGGTGCCCGTCGCCTCCATGACCGCGACGAAGTGGCGGTGGCTCCGCGAGAACGACCCGGCGAACGCCGAGGCGACGGCCTCCGTACGCCTCCCCCACGACTTCCTCACGGAGCGGCTGGCCGGCGTCGCGGCGACGGACCCGGGTGACGCGTCGGGCACCTGCTGGTACTCCACCGCGACGGGCGCGTACGACCCGGAACTCCTGGACCGGCTCGGCCTGGACGCCTCCATGCTGCCGGAGGTCGCCGCGACGGGCGGGACCCGGATCGGCTCCCTGACGGAGTCCGCGGCCGCGGCGCTCGGCCTGCCGGCCGGGATCGCCGTCGCGGCGGGCACCGGGGACAACATGAGCGCCGCAGTGGGCCTGGGCCTCGGCGGCGCGGGCCTGCTGGACCACCCCGTGCTGAGTCTGGGCACCTCGGGCACGGTCTTCGCCGCGTCCCGGACCCGCCCCGCGTCCACGGCCCTCTCGGGCTTCGCCGCCGCCGACGGCACGTACCTCCCGCTGGCCTGCACGCTCAACTGCACCCTCGCGGTCGACAAGGTGGCGGCGCTGCTCGGGCTGCACCGCGACGACGCCACGCCTGGTGGCGAGGCCGTCCTCCTCCCCTACCTGGACGGCGAACGCACCCCCGACCTGCCCACCTCGTCCGGACTGCTCACCGGGCTCCGCCACGACACCACGCCGCAGCAACTACTGGGCGCGGCCTACGAGGGGGCGGCCTACACCGTCCTGCGGGCACTCGACGAACTGCTGCTGGCCTGCGGCCTCGACCCGGCCGACCCCGAGGTCGCCGAGCGGCCGCTGCGGCTGATCGGCGGCGGCGCCCAGGGCCGTACGTGGGTGGAGACCGTGCGCCGCCTCTCGGGCCGTCCCCTGATCGTGCCGGGCAGCGGCGAACTGGTCGCGCTCGGTGCGGCCGCGCTGGCCGCCTCCGCTGCCGGCGGCGGCGACCCGGTCGCCATCGCGACCCGGTGGAACGAGAAGTCCCAGGACGCCGAACTCCCGTCGACGGAAAGGGACGTCGAGACGTGGGAGCGCGTCGGTTCGGTGCTGGACAGGGCGTCGGAGCCTGTCCTCGGCGGATGAGGCAGGGCCCCGAAATCGCGCCCGGCGGACGTGTTTTGGGGATGGCCGCGGATCTTCAATAGGATCCGGCGATGATCATAAGTAAACGGCTGACGGCCGGGGTGTGCGTCCTGCTCGCCACCCTGGCCGCCGGGCTCGGCACCGCTCTCCCGGCCGCCGCCGACGAACCCTCCACCGCCGCATCACCCAAGGTCGAACTGGTCC
Proteins encoded in this window:
- the xylB gene encoding xylulokinase encodes the protein MPPRTVVIGVDSSTQSTKAAVTDTETGELLAVGRAPHVVTGEGGARETDPEVWWLALCDAVAAGLKEAGLSPSAVVGIAVAGQQHGLVTLDRSGRPLRPALLWNDTRSAPQAAALVAELGGPEAWTARTGTVPVASMTATKWRWLRENDPANAEATASVRLPHDFLTERLAGVAATDPGDASGTCWYSTATGAYDPELLDRLGLDASMLPEVAATGGTRIGSLTESAAAALGLPAGIAVAAGTGDNMSAAVGLGLGGAGLLDHPVLSLGTSGTVFAASRTRPASTALSGFAAADGTYLPLACTLNCTLAVDKVAALLGLHRDDATPGGEAVLLPYLDGERTPDLPTSSGLLTGLRHDTTPQQLLGAAYEGAAYTVLRALDELLLACGLDPADPEVAERPLRLIGGGAQGRTWVETVRRLSGRPLIVPGSGELVALGAAALAASAAGGGDPVAIATRWNEKSQDAELPSTERDVETWERVGSVLDRASEPVLGG